One segment of Scyliorhinus torazame isolate Kashiwa2021f chromosome 14, sScyTor2.1, whole genome shotgun sequence DNA contains the following:
- the LOC140389134 gene encoding zinc-binding protein A33-like, which yields MASPDLTQELTCPICLEIFTQPVTLECGHHFCSSCISQSWQKVPGDVSCPQCRQVFTQSNVRPALTLINIVEKFRELKVKVTQPQEEFYCQEHEEKLKLFCEDEHKAICVVCGMSRAHKTHSVIPIKEAAQIYKNKLETSLETLQKQMDLSLHSKREREDGILHMKAEVDRLRNEINSEFEKMHKFLFEKEELLKAELERKSNKVFEEMEQNLNKTMAEMSSLEGAIRDLKSRLGVQEAPEFLKDIQDLLMRSQMVFHKPGTVSTQLPADIAGEPVKYIKVWREMRAVISPESVNRKGEITESPENGFWVIDRLPDCKSSKIPDVITQRKVKPRKLGIYLDYEGGQVSFYDAEDMSHLYTFTDTFTEKLYPIFNPCNHPDPLTLLTG from the exons ATGGCGTCTCCAGATCTCACACAGGAACTAACCTGTCCCATCTGTCTGGAGATATTCACCCAGCCGGTGACTCTGGAATGTGGACATCATTTCTGCAGCTCCTGCATCTCTCAGAGTTGGCAGAAGGTCCCGGGCGATGTTTCCTGCCCCCAGTGTCGACAGGTCTTCACCCAGAGCAACGTCAGGCCTGCTCTGACCCTGATTAACATCGTGGAGAAGTTCAGAGAGCTGAAGGTGAAGGTGACACAGCCACAGGAGGAGTTTTACTGTCAGGAACACGAAGAGAAGCTGAAACTCTTCTGTGAAGATGAACACAAAGCGATCTGTGTGGTGTGTGGGATGTCCAGAGCTCATAAGacgcacagtgtgatcccaataAAGGAGGCAGCCCAGATATACAAG AACAAGTTAGAAACATCATTGGAAACTCTGCAGAAGCAAATGGACCTCAGTCTCCACAGTAAAAGAGAACGAGAGGATGGGATTTTACACATGAAG GCTGAAGTTGACAGACTGAGAAATgaaatcaacagtgaatttgaaaAGATGCACAAGTTCCTGTTTGAGAAGGAGGAGCTGCTGAAAGCAGAGTTGGAGAGAAAAAGCAATAAAGTGTTCGAGGAAATGGAGCAGAATTTAAACAAAACCATGGCTGAAATGTCTTCTCTTGAAGGAGCAATAAGAGATCTAAAATCGAGGCTGGGGGTACAAGAGGCCCCAGAGTTCCTCAAG GATATTCAGGACCTGTTGATGAG GAGTCAGATGGTGTTTCACAAGCCTGGAACTGTCTCCACTCAGTTACCTGCGGATATCGCTGGTGAACCAGTCAAATACATCAAAGTGTGGAGGGAAATGAGGGCAGTGATTTCTCCAG AGTCTgtcaacaggaaaggagagatcacagaGTCACCTGAGAATGGATTCTGGGTCATCGACCGGCTTCCTGACTGCAAATCATCGAAAATCCCGGATGTCATCACCCAGCGGAAAGTGAAACCCCGGAAGTTGGGAATTTACCTGGATTATGAGGGAGGACAGGTGTCATTTTACGATGCTGAGGACATGTCTCACCTGTACACCTTCACTGACACATTCACCGAGAAACTCTACCCCATCTTTAACCCTTGTAATCACCCTGACCCactcacactgctcactgggtaa